A window of the Candidatus Paraluminiphilus aquimaris genome harbors these coding sequences:
- a CDS encoding NADH:flavin oxidoreductase, producing the protein MNDDMLSTAYEPLTLGPITLPNRFIKAGANENMSKRGRPTRAMRMHHEALIKGGVGMTTMAYVAVEKDGRTLPDQVWIHDEAMADLRAVTDAVHGAGGKIAAQITHGGSFVTGVFVPRRLQSSVSGFNPAGLLRGNMFRRAMNEKDMARMVDLFVNAAERCFDAGFDAVEIHMGHGYLLNQFLSPLDNNRKDEYGGSAENRARFPARVLKAVKAAVGDRMAVIAKINVADGRSKGAQLEDGIVTAKVLEAAGADMLVLSGGRNVESGWFTFGSNMNLDAMLRVMGKWSLSGMAIASTQATVPKIEFKELYFWEYSTKIREAVNLPLAYLGGIKSADNVAQCMAAGFEAVQVARAFLREPDLVNRWREEGGESLCDNCNSCVAYIYHPAGTWCIHQPANKLEDNQILASAG; encoded by the coding sequence TTGAACGACGACATGTTATCGACAGCTTATGAGCCTTTGACCCTCGGTCCCATTACGTTGCCCAATCGCTTCATCAAAGCGGGCGCAAACGAAAACATGTCCAAGAGAGGGCGTCCCACACGCGCCATGCGCATGCATCATGAGGCGCTCATTAAGGGCGGCGTTGGTATGACCACCATGGCCTATGTGGCCGTTGAGAAAGACGGCCGAACACTGCCTGATCAAGTGTGGATCCATGACGAGGCTATGGCTGACCTGCGCGCGGTGACAGATGCTGTCCACGGTGCGGGCGGCAAAATTGCGGCACAAATCACTCACGGCGGTAGTTTTGTGACCGGTGTCTTTGTACCTAGACGCTTACAAAGCTCGGTTTCGGGGTTCAATCCCGCGGGCTTGCTTCGTGGGAATATGTTTCGTCGTGCGATGAATGAAAAAGACATGGCCCGTATGGTCGACTTATTCGTGAACGCTGCCGAGCGTTGCTTCGACGCGGGATTCGATGCCGTGGAGATTCACATGGGGCACGGCTACCTTTTGAATCAGTTCCTCTCCCCTCTCGATAACAACCGAAAAGACGAGTACGGCGGAAGCGCCGAGAACCGAGCGCGATTCCCGGCACGGGTGTTGAAAGCGGTCAAGGCCGCGGTAGGGGACCGCATGGCGGTCATCGCTAAGATCAATGTCGCGGATGGCCGAAGCAAAGGCGCGCAACTCGAAGACGGCATCGTTACCGCCAAAGTCCTTGAGGCGGCTGGCGCTGACATGTTGGTGCTCTCGGGTGGCCGTAACGTGGAGTCCGGCTGGTTTACCTTTGGCAGTAATATGAACTTGGATGCCATGCTGCGCGTGATGGGTAAGTGGTCTTTGAGCGGGATGGCGATCGCTTCAACCCAAGCCACTGTCCCCAAGATAGAATTCAAAGAGCTCTATTTCTGGGAGTACTCTACCAAGATCCGTGAGGCGGTTAATCTGCCGTTGGCGTATCTGGGAGGCATCAAGTCGGCGGACAATGTCGCGCAATGTATGGCCGCAGGCTTTGAGGCTGTCCAGGTTGCTCGAGCCTTTTTACGAGAGCCTGATCTGGTGAATCGCTGGCGCGAAGAAGGTGGTGAATCGTTGTGCGATAACTGTAATAGCTGTGTTGCCTACATTTACCACCCTGCGGGCACGTGGTGTATTCACCAACCAGCTAATAAGCTTGAAGATAATCAAATACTCGCATCAGCGGGTTAG
- a CDS encoding nuclear transport factor 2 family protein produces the protein MTDSALMARIDRLESIDEIRQLAAKYSLALDMRDMDALVNLFPENVRVGKDKVGRAHFKQWMDETLRVQFTGTSHHIGNHIIEFEDPDRAVGVVYSKNEHETPTQDGGCEWVIMQMLYWDHYERIDGRWYFKRRLPCYFYATDLNKPPCGDNKMRWPDRDHYDGAFHSLFPSWQKFWSEPPSEELPTVAAPAPYEQFLKTMRAGVENPSIRTR, from the coding sequence ATGACTGACTCAGCACTAATGGCTCGCATCGATCGCTTAGAGTCTATCGATGAAATTCGCCAACTGGCTGCGAAATACTCGTTGGCGCTCGATATGCGCGACATGGACGCTTTAGTGAATCTCTTCCCCGAAAATGTCCGTGTTGGCAAAGATAAAGTCGGGAGGGCGCATTTTAAGCAGTGGATGGACGAGACGTTGCGAGTGCAATTTACGGGGACTTCGCATCATATTGGCAATCACATCATTGAGTTCGAAGACCCTGACCGCGCTGTCGGCGTCGTGTACTCAAAAAATGAGCATGAAACGCCCACGCAGGACGGTGGGTGTGAATGGGTGATCATGCAGATGCTCTACTGGGATCATTATGAGCGTATCGATGGGCGTTGGTATTTCAAACGGCGGCTTCCCTGTTATTTTTATGCCACTGACCTCAACAAGCCGCCCTGCGGTGACAATAAAATGCGATGGCCAGACCGCGATCATTACGATGGCGCCTTCCATAGCTTGTTTCCGAGCTGGCAAAAGTTTTGGAGTGAGCCTCCCTCTGAGGAGCTTCCCACGGTGGCGGCACCTGCGCCTTACGAGCAGTTTTTGAAAACGATGCGGGCGGGTGTTGAAAACCCGAGTATCCGAACGCGTTAA
- a CDS encoding SDR family NAD(P)-dependent oxidoreductase produces MAFTGQLAVITGGGSGMGQAWTRQLAKEGATVAILDVNSEGMAETASGFDTVHRFEVDITDSDAVAGAFKTIESSLGPIERVINAAAIMPFGRLVDEDPRVTNKVMSVNYGGLANVATAALPPMLERGYGDFISFSSMTGIIPGLLMGAYASSKAAVQHYSEILYHENRDSGLRFCCVCPPAVATPLWRQAEATVVPKLPAKGETLTPDEVIAEVERCLESGRPFAYPGKQTKFGVMMRRLFPGLVWKASHEAEGF; encoded by the coding sequence ATGGCATTCACAGGTCAGTTAGCCGTCATAACTGGGGGTGGTAGCGGAATGGGTCAAGCCTGGACGAGACAGCTTGCCAAAGAGGGTGCAACCGTTGCCATTCTCGATGTGAATAGTGAAGGCATGGCTGAGACGGCTTCGGGCTTTGATACCGTGCATCGGTTTGAAGTCGACATTACGGACTCAGACGCAGTGGCTGGCGCTTTCAAAACAATAGAATCATCGTTAGGCCCCATCGAGCGAGTCATCAATGCAGCGGCCATCATGCCCTTTGGGCGTCTCGTTGACGAAGATCCGCGTGTCACCAATAAGGTAATGTCGGTCAACTATGGGGGCTTAGCGAATGTTGCCACCGCAGCTTTACCACCCATGCTCGAGCGAGGCTACGGCGACTTCATCAGCTTCTCGTCGATGACGGGAATCATCCCCGGGCTACTTATGGGCGCTTATGCCTCGAGTAAGGCTGCGGTTCAGCATTACAGCGAAATTCTCTACCACGAAAATCGCGACAGTGGTCTGCGCTTTTGTTGCGTTTGTCCGCCGGCGGTTGCAACGCCTCTGTGGCGACAAGCGGAAGCCACTGTGGTACCGAAGTTGCCGGCCAAGGGTGAGACGTTGACACCCGATGAGGTAATTGCCGAGGTAGAGCGGTGCCTCGAGAGCGGCAGGCCCTTTGCTTATCCGGGCAAGCAGACCAAATTCGGTGTCATGATGCGGCGCTTGTTCCCGGGGCTAGTATGGAAAGCGTCCCATGAGGCAGAGGGTTTCTAG
- a CDS encoding SRPBCC domain-containing protein codes for MKIEFLREIAAPKEIVWQVITDFSSYGEWNPFVTACDAELRVGAPISMTVALGSNTRDQVEFVSRVVEGELFEYRMKPVGLLLHSYRQHEIAASGDGKTMYRSTFELRGWLSGLVSMSLGSALRDGFHGMTDSLVSRAESLVEPSVRA; via the coding sequence ATGAAGATTGAGTTTTTGCGGGAGATCGCCGCGCCAAAAGAGATCGTATGGCAAGTAATTACCGACTTTTCGAGCTACGGTGAGTGGAACCCCTTCGTGACTGCATGCGATGCCGAATTGCGCGTAGGTGCACCTATTTCCATGACAGTTGCACTTGGAAGCAACACGCGTGATCAAGTTGAATTTGTGAGCCGGGTCGTCGAGGGCGAGCTTTTTGAGTACCGAATGAAACCTGTGGGCCTGCTGCTTCACAGTTATCGCCAACATGAAATTGCCGCGTCTGGCGATGGAAAAACAATGTACCGGTCGACCTTTGAGCTCAGGGGTTGGCTGTCGGGCCTCGTTAGTATGAGTTTGGGTTCTGCGCTGCGCGATGGCTTTCATGGCATGACCGATAGTTTGGTGAGTCGCGCCGAGAGCTTGGTGGAGCCCAGTGTCAGGGCCTAA
- a CDS encoding DUF3604 domain-containing protein, giving the protein MTSKKGATRITALVVLALLLSYLTYQLLTPIDDPSLDGPRVTVVPVPNPNGFDAPHSVVAETPQVFWGDLHIHTSLSSDAFTMGVRAVPDDVYRFAKGETLTHGAGYPVTISRALDFAAVTDHAEYLGQAKLSDLDVPTTRQALSDILRRENRLTVTRSWWEIMSLIRDNGFKLTLEGVDADINRLAWEEIIAAAERHNAPGVFTTFAGWEWSADAGDVGTHLHRNIIYGGGGLPDIPFSAIDGPTPPELWAFLRAERALGRRVMAIPHNPNLSEGLAYRIADETGKRLESLSPVDRSELEPLSEILQIKGSSETHPLLSSLDEFADFEIAGTVPGRDMTLTSVKGAYARDALRSGISMSHSEGFNPLKFGVIGSSDSHNATSPSNEKGYTGKLPMMDGSAGLRTGAAGLGLNIMTPARKWGSGGLAGVWAAENTREALFDAMQRRETFATSGPRIVVSVFAGWSFPNQTATSPNFDAIARGKGVPMGSTLVASGENEAPEFVVVAERDPVGANLDRIQMIKGWVDAKGESQERIYDVAWSGDRVIDSVTKRLSPVGSTVDAAVATFDNSIGSPQLRAQWKDPDFDASQEAFYYARVLEIPTPRWSTYDAVQLGTKPMAPVSIQERAISSAIWYQP; this is encoded by the coding sequence GTGACATCAAAAAAAGGTGCAACCCGAATTACGGCGCTAGTGGTTCTTGCGCTTCTTCTCTCTTATCTGACATACCAGCTGCTGACACCTATTGATGATCCATCGCTCGATGGGCCCCGCGTGACAGTGGTGCCTGTCCCAAACCCTAATGGGTTCGATGCGCCGCATTCGGTCGTCGCAGAGACCCCCCAAGTCTTCTGGGGTGATCTTCATATTCACACGTCGCTCTCCAGCGATGCTTTCACGATGGGCGTGCGAGCAGTACCCGACGATGTCTATCGGTTCGCCAAAGGTGAGACGCTGACACATGGCGCAGGGTATCCCGTGACCATTAGCAGGGCCCTTGATTTCGCAGCGGTTACCGACCACGCGGAGTACTTGGGACAAGCCAAACTCTCTGACTTAGATGTGCCCACGACGCGGCAGGCGCTGTCGGATATTCTCCGGCGAGAGAATCGACTCACGGTAACCCGGTCCTGGTGGGAGATCATGAGTCTGATCCGAGACAACGGCTTCAAGCTGACGCTCGAGGGTGTAGACGCCGACATAAATCGATTGGCTTGGGAAGAAATTATTGCGGCAGCAGAGCGCCATAATGCCCCAGGTGTCTTTACGACCTTTGCGGGTTGGGAGTGGTCCGCCGATGCGGGCGACGTTGGAACGCACCTCCACCGCAATATCATCTATGGCGGAGGGGGTTTGCCTGACATTCCCTTTAGCGCTATCGATGGGCCAACCCCTCCCGAATTATGGGCATTTTTGCGAGCCGAGCGAGCCCTCGGACGGCGAGTAATGGCGATTCCTCATAACCCCAACCTCAGCGAAGGACTCGCTTATCGCATTGCAGACGAGACAGGCAAACGACTCGAGTCGTTATCACCTGTCGATCGATCTGAGCTGGAACCTCTGAGCGAGATTTTGCAGATCAAAGGTAGCTCAGAGACACATCCACTGCTGTCGAGCCTTGATGAGTTCGCTGACTTCGAAATAGCGGGCACAGTACCGGGGCGTGACATGACATTGACGAGCGTCAAAGGGGCTTATGCGCGTGATGCGCTGCGAAGTGGCATCTCGATGTCGCACAGTGAAGGATTCAACCCCCTGAAGTTTGGTGTCATTGGATCAAGTGACAGCCACAACGCGACCTCCCCGAGTAATGAAAAGGGGTATACCGGAAAACTCCCCATGATGGATGGATCTGCCGGTCTCAGAACTGGCGCGGCAGGGCTTGGGCTCAACATAATGACGCCCGCTCGCAAGTGGGGCTCGGGTGGTCTGGCAGGTGTTTGGGCGGCTGAAAATACCCGAGAAGCACTCTTTGACGCCATGCAACGCCGTGAAACATTTGCCACATCAGGACCTAGAATCGTGGTGAGTGTTTTTGCGGGCTGGAGTTTCCCAAACCAAACAGCGACGTCGCCTAATTTTGATGCGATTGCGCGGGGTAAGGGCGTCCCCATGGGGTCTACTCTGGTAGCAAGCGGCGAGAATGAGGCGCCCGAATTTGTGGTGGTGGCCGAGCGTGACCCGGTGGGCGCGAACCTGGACCGCATTCAAATGATCAAGGGTTGGGTCGACGCCAAAGGTGAGAGCCAAGAGCGAATATATGATGTCGCTTGGTCTGGGGATCGCGTTATTGACAGTGTCACTAAACGACTCTCGCCTGTTGGATCCACTGTCGATGCCGCTGTAGCTACGTTTGATAACAGCATTGGCTCGCCTCAACTGCGGGCTCAGTGGAAAGACCCTGACTTTGACGCCAGTCAAGAGGCTTTTTATTACGCACGAGTCTTGGAAATTCCAACACCTCGATGGTCGACCTACGATGCTGTTCAGCTGGGTACCAAGCCCATGGCGCCTGTCTCGATTCAGGAACGCGCCATCAGCTCAGCCATTTGGTACCAACCCTAG
- a CDS encoding alkene reductase: MNLEHLLSPLTVGDMTLKNRVIMAPMTRSRASQVDDCVSALHEAYYSQRANAGLIITEGVHPSFDGKGYNRTPGICNDEHVAAWSRVTSAVHRAGGLIACQLMHCGRVGHPDNKATGTRMLAPSAIAARAEIFTEQGMQAMPEPEAMTVDEIAGVIEDYRQAAERCKAAGFDGIELHCASGYLPGQFLASGSNVREDEYGGSLENRLRFVAQVIDALASVMGIARVGLRISPGNRYNDHVDADPQATYGALLRMAQRKGIAWIHAIRMPSTGIDSLALTRDNFSGVLIGSDSFTAEEAETRIAANEVDAVSFGRLYIANPDLVARFESDGPYNDMDKRTIYGGEGAKGYTDYPLLSGDA, from the coding sequence ATGAACCTTGAGCACTTGCTGTCGCCCCTGACGGTCGGCGATATGACACTCAAAAACCGCGTCATCATGGCACCGATGACGCGTAGCCGGGCGTCACAAGTTGATGATTGCGTCTCGGCGCTTCATGAGGCGTATTACTCGCAACGGGCCAACGCGGGCTTGATCATTACGGAAGGAGTGCACCCCTCATTTGATGGCAAGGGTTACAACCGTACCCCCGGTATTTGCAATGACGAGCATGTCGCGGCTTGGTCAAGGGTGACATCTGCCGTTCATAGAGCAGGTGGTCTTATTGCCTGCCAGCTAATGCATTGCGGTCGTGTTGGTCATCCCGACAACAAAGCGACGGGCACACGGATGCTGGCGCCGTCAGCCATTGCCGCGCGAGCCGAAATTTTTACCGAGCAAGGTATGCAGGCCATGCCTGAGCCTGAGGCGATGACGGTCGATGAGATTGCGGGGGTCATCGAGGATTACCGTCAGGCGGCTGAACGCTGCAAGGCGGCGGGCTTTGACGGCATTGAGCTGCATTGCGCATCGGGTTACTTGCCCGGGCAGTTTCTCGCATCAGGCAGTAATGTGAGAGAAGACGAGTACGGTGGCTCTCTTGAGAACCGGTTGCGGTTTGTTGCGCAAGTTATCGATGCGTTAGCGAGTGTGATGGGTATAGCGCGAGTTGGACTTCGAATTTCTCCTGGAAATCGTTACAACGACCACGTCGATGCGGACCCTCAAGCAACCTATGGTGCTCTACTGAGAATGGCACAAAGAAAAGGAATAGCGTGGATTCACGCGATTCGCATGCCCTCGACAGGGATCGACAGTCTCGCTCTGACCCGAGACAATTTCTCAGGCGTACTTATCGGAAGTGACAGCTTTACGGCAGAAGAGGCCGAGACACGCATCGCGGCAAACGAGGTTGATGCGGTCTCCTTTGGGCGCTTGTATATCGCCAACCCTGATCTTGTTGCGCGTTTTGAATCGGATGGGCCTTACAACGACATGGACAAGCGCACCATTTACGGGGGGGAAGGCGCTAAGGGCTATACCGATTACCCCCTTCTTTCGGGTGATGCATAA
- a CDS encoding SDR family NAD(P)-dependent oxidoreductase, which produces MGITDTPVALVTGASRGAGAGIARALGRHGMRVYVTGRAETVGKAKGWDGAPLPGTIHSTAAEVTAAGGEGIALRCDHADDRQVAAVFEEIQRHSGRLDILVNNATMIHPELISPKPFWEKGLDAAGILEVGLRSAYVASWHAAHIMVPQGSGLIAFGSSFGANCYMHGPGYGAQKAGIDKFAHDMQHDFSNTGVNAVSIWMGPLKTERALMAAEVHPEQYEEIMKVAETPEYTGHLLYALSISPDIDKYAGKTLVGAELGMELGIRDEGEFRVSHRAMLGGPPERSEAIIY; this is translated from the coding sequence ATGGGTATCACTGATACACCTGTAGCGCTCGTAACAGGCGCGAGTCGAGGTGCCGGCGCGGGTATCGCACGCGCATTGGGGCGTCATGGTATGCGTGTTTACGTGACGGGTAGGGCGGAGACTGTCGGTAAGGCCAAAGGCTGGGATGGCGCGCCGCTTCCAGGGACAATTCATAGCACAGCCGCTGAAGTAACGGCGGCGGGCGGCGAGGGTATCGCCCTTCGTTGTGACCACGCAGACGACAGGCAGGTCGCTGCAGTGTTCGAGGAGATTCAACGTCATTCTGGGCGTCTGGATATCTTGGTGAACAACGCGACGATGATTCATCCGGAGCTGATTAGTCCTAAGCCATTTTGGGAAAAGGGTTTGGATGCGGCGGGTATATTAGAGGTAGGGTTGCGATCGGCGTATGTGGCGAGCTGGCACGCAGCCCATATCATGGTGCCGCAGGGTTCGGGCCTGATTGCCTTCGGTTCGTCCTTTGGTGCGAACTGCTACATGCATGGCCCTGGCTATGGGGCTCAAAAAGCCGGTATCGATAAATTTGCGCACGACATGCAACACGACTTTTCGAATACGGGTGTCAATGCTGTCTCGATTTGGATGGGCCCGTTGAAAACCGAGCGTGCACTCATGGCAGCCGAAGTGCATCCGGAGCAGTATGAAGAGATCATGAAGGTCGCAGAGACCCCTGAGTACACGGGGCACCTCCTTTACGCACTCTCGATCAGCCCCGATATCGATAAGTATGCAGGTAAGACCTTAGTTGGTGCCGAGTTGGGCATGGAGCTTGGCATACGCGATGAGGGCGAGTTCCGGGTGTCTCATAGGGCGATGCTGGGTGGTCCACCTGAGCGATCCGAGGCCATCATCTATTAA
- a CDS encoding FAD-dependent oxidoreductase, whose amino-acid sequence MSFSPILEKDVVTWTDKKDVLVVGFGGAGACSAIEAFDNGASVAIFEAASESGGSTKLSSAELYLGGGTTVQKAVGYDDSVEDVYGYLMDSNGPQADAAKVRAYAEGGAAHLDWLMALGVPFKMSEYPQRAMMALTDDCLLYTGSEKAWPYVDKYKHAPRGHNLYVEGDNGGPLFVKIITEAVEQRDIDIHIEARALRLIVDAFGPEQRVVGLVVREDMQERYYRANKGVILCAGGFVMNAEMMQQYAPELAKAGTVPIGNPNDTGGGIQMGLSVGARAINMHEGFLSVPFYPPATLTHGIFVNGQGQRFINEDAYHGRIGCYLVRQTYPVYLVLNVEDYADYETASWLAAPVAGTGETVAELAEELRLPDSGLIDTINTYNLAAQSGNDEQFHKSKEWLKPLTGPFVALDCTPGAGAFLPHFTLGGLDTTVDGQVLSVQGDVISGLYAAGRTACGVPRRGDGYASGSSVGDATFSGRRAGRQAAIA is encoded by the coding sequence GTGTCCTTTTCACCCATATTAGAAAAAGACGTCGTCACTTGGACTGATAAGAAAGACGTGCTGGTTGTCGGGTTTGGTGGTGCCGGTGCCTGCTCGGCGATCGAAGCGTTTGATAATGGTGCATCAGTTGCCATTTTTGAGGCGGCCTCGGAGAGTGGTGGGTCAACAAAGTTGTCCTCAGCGGAGCTTTACTTGGGCGGAGGCACAACGGTACAGAAGGCCGTCGGTTATGATGACTCGGTGGAAGATGTCTACGGATACCTGATGGACTCCAACGGCCCACAAGCGGATGCAGCGAAGGTTAGGGCATACGCAGAGGGCGGTGCGGCACATCTTGATTGGCTCATGGCGCTCGGCGTCCCTTTTAAGATGTCAGAGTATCCTCAGCGCGCAATGATGGCGTTGACCGACGACTGTTTGTTGTACACCGGCAGCGAGAAGGCCTGGCCCTATGTTGATAAATACAAGCATGCTCCGCGCGGTCATAACCTCTATGTTGAGGGAGATAATGGTGGGCCCTTATTCGTCAAGATTATTACCGAGGCGGTAGAACAGCGCGATATCGATATTCATATTGAGGCGCGGGCTTTGCGCTTGATTGTTGACGCTTTTGGGCCTGAGCAGCGTGTCGTCGGACTTGTGGTCCGAGAAGATATGCAAGAGCGGTATTACCGTGCAAATAAGGGCGTCATTCTCTGCGCTGGTGGCTTTGTGATGAATGCCGAAATGATGCAGCAATATGCGCCTGAGCTCGCAAAGGCGGGAACTGTTCCGATCGGTAATCCAAACGATACTGGTGGCGGCATTCAAATGGGATTAAGCGTTGGAGCGCGTGCAATTAATATGCACGAGGGGTTTTTGAGTGTTCCTTTTTATCCTCCGGCTACGCTAACCCATGGAATTTTTGTCAACGGACAGGGGCAGCGCTTCATTAATGAAGATGCCTACCATGGACGCATAGGCTGCTACCTCGTGAGACAAACCTACCCGGTTTACCTCGTTTTGAATGTGGAAGATTACGCAGACTACGAAACAGCGAGTTGGCTTGCGGCGCCGGTGGCTGGTACAGGGGAGACAGTGGCAGAGCTCGCCGAGGAACTCCGTTTGCCGGACAGCGGGTTGATCGACACGATAAACACTTACAATCTCGCGGCACAGAGCGGTAATGATGAGCAATTCCATAAGTCTAAGGAATGGCTAAAGCCCCTGACGGGGCCCTTTGTCGCGCTGGATTGCACGCCGGGAGCCGGCGCTTTCCTACCGCACTTTACCCTTGGCGGCTTGGATACCACGGTGGACGGTCAGGTCTTGTCAGTGCAGGGTGATGTCATATCAGGACTTTACGCCGCGGGTAGGACGGCCTGTGGTGTGCCGCGTCGCGGGGACGGCTACGCGTCGGGAAGCTCTGTCGGTGACGCTACGTTTTCCGGACGTCGCGCGGGCCGTCAGGCCGCTATCGCTTAA
- a CDS encoding 3-oxo-5-alpha-steroid 4-dehydrogenase, whose protein sequence is MGEKDTVLLAVFIGIATNVSTTFARLCLRLDDGEPLRIHRDGATFSAAALIDNRTSHMQWYTGNTLYDTLLIVGFAYSLLVMVSSVFGTAAYGGRFGGGKRAKGIKLGSKTGWILMELPGLLVFPVVFFMGPNADQSVPLFFLAVWMFHYTNRALVAPMLMRVQPGSTASFSLGVVIAGWATLFLHGYFNAAYLTQFGEQYTDAWFSDPRFQIGLVVYVIGFSLNVHSDSILRNLRAPNPSPDEPRYKIPYGGGFKWVTCPQYFGEILSFTGFAIMVWNLGAVFVLAMTAGNLIPRALFTHKWFHKNFDDYPKARKAIIPGIL, encoded by the coding sequence ATGGGTGAAAAGGACACGGTGCTCCTCGCTGTTTTTATCGGTATAGCCACCAATGTATCGACTACCTTTGCGCGTCTCTGCCTCCGTTTGGACGATGGTGAACCCTTGCGTATACATCGCGACGGGGCGACCTTTAGCGCCGCGGCACTAATCGATAACAGGACATCGCATATGCAGTGGTATACCGGGAATACACTCTACGACACGCTTCTCATCGTCGGCTTCGCTTATTCGTTACTCGTCATGGTCTCTAGCGTTTTTGGCACGGCGGCCTATGGCGGCAGATTTGGGGGTGGCAAGCGAGCCAAGGGCATCAAGTTAGGTTCTAAAACTGGATGGATCCTTATGGAGTTACCGGGACTACTGGTATTCCCCGTCGTCTTTTTCATGGGGCCTAACGCCGATCAAAGTGTGCCGCTGTTCTTCTTAGCCGTCTGGATGTTCCACTATACCAACCGCGCGCTTGTGGCGCCGATGCTGATGAGGGTTCAGCCAGGCTCAACTGCGAGCTTCTCGCTCGGTGTTGTCATTGCAGGGTGGGCAACACTTTTTTTACACGGCTACTTCAATGCCGCCTACCTGACACAATTCGGTGAGCAATATACTGACGCATGGTTTAGTGATCCCCGCTTTCAAATTGGCCTTGTGGTCTATGTCATTGGTTTCTCGCTCAATGTGCACTCAGACAGCATTTTAAGAAATCTTCGCGCACCCAATCCGAGTCCAGACGAGCCACGCTATAAGATTCCCTATGGCGGCGGCTTCAAATGGGTGACCTGTCCTCAGTACTTCGGTGAAATTCTATCTTTCACCGGCTTCGCCATTATGGTTTGGAACCTAGGTGCTGTCTTTGTGTTGGCTATGACCGCGGGCAACTTGATCCCGAGGGCCTTGTTCACGCACAAGTGGTTCCACAAAAACTTCGATGACTACCCTAAGGCTCGCAAAGCCATCATCCCCGGCATCTTGTAG
- a CDS encoding amidohydrolase family protein, translated as MPMPTDVPVIDLMLAVPNDDTSNFYDFIRPLLMDEQSRQMFKMPAQYMFKDLPKVGKRDDYIAYTLEKMDEFNIEKAMLGVDEGQYETQCEAVKKHPDRFFASYDCNPNNGMDEVRKIRRLKEQYDIKSVNAFPSGLCPQVSLSDKKWYPIFVTCIDLDIPFCPCVGVPGPRIPMEPQKVEHLDEICWFFPELKVVMKHGAEPWTDLAWKLMLKYENLYYMTSAFAPKHYPKDIVHFANTRGAEKIMYAGYFPMGLSLERIFGDMPNVPFKDEVWPKFLRENAKRVFKV; from the coding sequence ATGCCTATGCCGACGGATGTGCCTGTCATCGACCTGATGCTCGCCGTACCCAATGATGACACGTCGAATTTTTACGACTTTATTCGCCCGTTGTTGATGGATGAGCAGAGCCGGCAAATGTTCAAGATGCCCGCGCAATACATGTTCAAAGACCTCCCTAAGGTTGGTAAGCGCGATGATTACATTGCCTATACCTTGGAGAAGATGGACGAATTCAATATCGAAAAAGCGATGCTGGGTGTCGACGAGGGGCAGTACGAGACGCAGTGCGAGGCGGTGAAAAAACATCCCGATCGTTTTTTTGCGTCCTACGACTGCAATCCCAATAACGGGATGGATGAAGTCCGCAAAATTCGTCGCCTTAAAGAGCAGTACGACATCAAGTCAGTGAACGCTTTTCCTTCGGGGCTCTGCCCTCAGGTCTCGCTCTCGGATAAGAAGTGGTATCCCATCTTTGTCACCTGCATTGATCTTGATATTCCTTTTTGCCCCTGCGTTGGTGTGCCCGGTCCCCGTATTCCCATGGAGCCTCAGAAAGTGGAGCACCTCGACGAAATCTGTTGGTTTTTCCCCGAGCTCAAGGTGGTCATGAAACACGGTGCGGAGCCCTGGACAGACCTGGCTTGGAAGCTCATGCTGAAATATGAAAATCTGTATTACATGACCAGTGCGTTTGCACCCAAGCACTACCCCAAAGACATTGTGCATTTTGCCAACACACGCGGTGCTGAGAAGATCATGTACGCCGGCTACTTCCCCATGGGCCTCTCGTTGGAGCGCATCTTTGGCGATATGCCCAACGTCCCGTTCAAAGACGAGGTTTGGCCGAAGTTCTTACGGGAGAACGCAAAACGCGTGTTTAAGGTCTGA